The Brachyhypopomus gauderio isolate BG-103 chromosome 17, BGAUD_0.2, whole genome shotgun sequence genome includes a window with the following:
- the id3 gene encoding DNA-binding protein inhibitor ID-3, which translates to MKAVSPVRSVRRCYEAVCCVSEPSLAIPRGACEEPVVALADMNHCYSKLKELVPTIPPNKSVSQVEILQHVIDYIFDLQIALEKETESRSPDVLAALQSSEITHKFSKEDRTLCH; encoded by the exons ATGAAAGCTGTCAGTCCCGTGCGCTCCGTCAGACGGTGTTACGAGGCGGTGTGCTGCGTGTCGGAACCGAGCCTGGCCATCCCCCGGGGCGCGTGCGAGGAGCCCGTGGTGGCGCTCGCGGACATGAATCACTGTTACTCCAAACTGAAGGAGCTTGTGCCCACCATCCCCCCGAACAAGTCCGTGAGCCAGGTGGAGATCCTCCAGCACGTCATCGATTATATATTCGACCTGCAGATCGCGCTGGAGAAGGAGACGGAGTCCAGGAGCCCGGACGTGCTGGCGGCCCTGCAG AGCTCAGAGATCACACACAAGTTCTCTAAAGAAGACAGGACTCTGTGCCATTAG